One Keratinibaculum paraultunense genomic window carries:
- a CDS encoding polysaccharide deacetylase family protein, protein MTRSQRLEVKKNRIRRKKFLITFLMVLILLVIRVFIGFYQDVPSNTAKAEVLKESIALMSEKSAINLALQHEKKLIEAEELKQQKEIKSNKKIAYLTFDDGPSKNTLEILDILKEYNIKATFFVIGNLAEKNPDIINRIYKEGHALGNHSYSHKYKKVYKNTTSFLNEIRSTERVLKEILGEDFETNIIRFPGGSFGEKKAPFRKVAIDNGYMYYDWNALNGDAEGHNISKNKLFQRFKNTSKGKKKLIILMHDMESKKTTVEILPDIIEYLQQNGYEFNVIK, encoded by the coding sequence ATGACTAGGTCACAAAGATTAGAAGTTAAAAAAAATAGAATACGAAGAAAGAAATTTTTAATTACTTTTTTAATGGTGCTTATATTGTTAGTTATTAGAGTTTTTATTGGGTTTTATCAAGATGTTCCGTCAAATACTGCAAAAGCTGAGGTTTTAAAGGAAAGTATAGCATTAATGTCAGAAAAATCAGCAATTAATTTGGCTTTGCAACATGAAAAGAAATTGATTGAAGCAGAAGAGTTAAAACAACAAAAAGAAATTAAATCAAATAAAAAAATAGCATATTTAACCTTTGATGATGGACCTTCGAAAAATACCCTTGAAATATTGGACATATTAAAAGAGTATAACATAAAAGCAACTTTTTTTGTAATAGGTAATTTAGCAGAAAAAAATCCAGATATAATAAATAGAATATATAAAGAAGGACATGCATTAGGGAATCATAGCTATTCCCATAAATATAAAAAAGTATATAAAAATACTACTAGTTTTTTAAATGAAATAAGGAGCACTGAAAGGGTATTGAAGGAAATATTAGGAGAAGATTTTGAAACTAATATTATAAGATTTCCTGGAGGTTCCTTTGGAGAAAAGAAAGCACCTTTTAGAAAAGTAGCAATAGATAATGGGTATATGTATTATGACTGGAATGCATTAAATGGTGATGCAGAAGGGCATAATATTTCAAAGAACAAATTATTTCAAAGATTTAAAAATACTTCTAAAGGTAAGAAAAAATTAATAATCCTAATGCATGATATGGAGTCAAAAAAGACTACAGTAGAAATTTTGCCAGATATAATTGAGTATTTACAACAAAATGGGTATGAATTTAATGTAATAAAATAA
- a CDS encoding alpha/beta hydrolase produces the protein MGDYLKCRDGVKLFYIKDVPKEPVANVLINHGFGEHCSRYDYIASRLKKENIGVYRYDLRGHGRSQSEKGYIENFMELVKDADEMVDLIKSEYPAVPLFMLGHSMGGFINCIYGIQCSDKLEGQIFSSAAIKRNPQIKGLKGELYRFINIFLPKMKIKDPLSKDICSVARMIEEYEKDPLVLKEATLNFHVQFLIKGPDWIRKNIRKYKYPCLITHGEKDKIVPKETAIFLYNNISSKDKEIKIYDDLYHEILNENGKDKIIFDIINWIYKRSKLKVNRVLL, from the coding sequence ATGGGGGACTATTTAAAATGTAGAGATGGAGTTAAATTATTCTATATAAAAGATGTTCCCAAAGAACCAGTAGCTAATGTATTGATAAATCATGGCTTTGGAGAGCATTGTAGTAGGTATGATTATATAGCTAGTAGATTAAAAAAAGAAAATATAGGAGTATATAGATATGATTTACGTGGGCATGGTAGAAGTCAATCAGAAAAGGGATATATAGAAAATTTTATGGAGCTTGTAAAAGATGCAGATGAAATGGTGGATTTAATTAAAAGTGAATATCCTGCTGTACCTTTATTTATGTTAGGGCATAGTATGGGAGGATTTATAAATTGTATATATGGCATCCAATGTTCAGATAAATTGGAAGGACAGATTTTTTCTAGTGCAGCTATAAAAAGAAATCCACAAATTAAAGGTTTAAAAGGGGAACTATATAGATTTATAAACATATTTTTACCTAAAATGAAAATAAAAGATCCACTATCAAAAGATATATGCAGTGTAGCTAGAATGATTGAGGAATATGAAAAGGATCCTTTGGTGTTAAAAGAGGCTACTTTAAATTTTCATGTTCAGTTTTTAATAAAAGGTCCAGATTGGATAAGGAAAAACATAAGAAAATATAAGTATCCATGTTTAATAACTCATGGGGAGAAGGATAAGATAGTACCTAAAGAAACAGCAATATTTTTGTATAATAATATTTCTTCTAAAGATAAAGAAATAAAAATATATGATGATTTATATCATGAGATTTTAAACGAAAATGGGAAAGATAAGATTATATTTGATATTATAAATTGGATATATAAAAGATCTAAATTAAAAGTAAATAGAGTTTTATTGTGA
- a CDS encoding response regulator transcription factor: MASSNKVLIIEDEKNIRKFIKINLERNGFTVVEAGTGEEGIDITRTESIDVVVLDIMLPGIDGFEVCKILREEFPEIGIIMLTAKSQDIDKIMGLEYGTDDYMIKPFNPMELVLRIKSIIRRMEINTLDESNIIAYPPFKIDTYSRRFYRGKEEIELTPTEYSIIKLFMKNPGKAFNRDEILNLVWGYDFVGDSKIVDVNIRRLRSKIEEDPSNPYYIETIWGVGYRWRE; the protein is encoded by the coding sequence ATGGCATCAAGTAATAAAGTACTCATAATAGAGGATGAAAAAAATATTCGAAAATTTATTAAAATAAATTTAGAACGAAATGGTTTTACGGTAGTAGAGGCAGGAACAGGTGAAGAGGGAATTGACATTACTAGAACTGAATCTATAGATGTGGTAGTATTAGATATTATGTTGCCAGGAATTGATGGATTTGAAGTGTGTAAAATACTTAGAGAAGAATTTCCTGAAATAGGTATAATAATGTTAACAGCTAAATCACAAGATATAGATAAAATTATGGGACTTGAATATGGAACTGATGACTATATGATAAAGCCCTTTAATCCCATGGAATTAGTATTAAGAATTAAATCTATAATTAGAAGAATGGAAATAAATACTTTAGATGAATCTAATATAATAGCTTATCCACCTTTTAAAATTGATACTTATTCAAGAAGGTTTTATCGGGGAAAAGAAGAAATAGAGTTGACTCCTACAGAGTATTCCATTATAAAATTGTTTATGAAAAATCCAGGAAAGGCTTTTAATAGGGATGAAATACTAAATTTAGTATGGGGTTATGATTTTGTTGGAGATTCAAAAATTGTTGATGTTAATATTAGAAGATTGCGTTCTAAGATAGAAGAAGATCCTAGTAATCCTTATTATATTGAAACTATTTGGGGAGTAGGCTATAGGTGGAGAGAATAG
- a CDS encoding helix-turn-helix domain-containing protein, producing MDKFTILKPGQRLKNLRKELGLTQEDLAGKNMSKNYISMFENGKRPISIINATYLADTLNKRAREMGIELNLTASYFVKNEKDLARDNCLDWLSRIKNENKNNKIENYRELYKIIYLSNKYELKDILAIALEKKGKLLYKDGLYSCAITHFSKSLLYYSKIKDKKKMKDVYIHMGKAYFMDLNYDMAIVYYNLAGLFGKDDNLLFYKALSYYKLGQFQIAKSIINNIMFKDERVLGLIQKMEK from the coding sequence ATGGATAAATTCACCATTTTAAAGCCAGGACAAAGGCTCAAAAACCTCAGAAAGGAGTTAGGATTAACACAGGAAGATTTAGCGGGGAAAAACATGTCTAAGAATTATATATCTATGTTTGAAAATGGTAAGAGACCTATAAGTATAATAAATGCAACTTATTTGGCAGATACTTTAAATAAGAGAGCAAGAGAAATGGGCATAGAATTAAATTTAACTGCTTCTTACTTTGTGAAAAACGAAAAAGATTTAGCCAGAGATAACTGTTTAGATTGGTTAAGCCGTATAAAGAATGAAAATAAGAACAACAAAATTGAAAACTATAGAGAATTATATAAAATAATATATTTATCAAATAAATATGAGCTAAAGGATATATTAGCTATTGCATTGGAAAAAAAGGGAAAACTTCTTTATAAGGATGGACTTTATAGTTGTGCTATAACTCATTTTTCTAAGAGTTTATTATATTATTCTAAAATTAAAGACAAGAAAAAAATGAAAGATGTATATATACATATGGGGAAGGCTTATTTTATGGATTTAAATTATGATATGGCAATTGTATATTATAATTTAGCAGGTTTATTTGGAAAAGATGATAATTTACTTTTTTATAAAGCACTTTCCTACTATAAATTAGGACAGTTTCAAATAGCTAAAAGCATCATAAATAATATAATGTTTAAAGATGAAAGGGTATTAGGATTGATTCAAAAGATGGAAAAATAA
- a CDS encoding sensor histidine kinase gives MKASIKQRLVGNFMLVILITVLILEIFLVNAVKQYYYKSVEEILSNQIMFSSDFYSKYFSTTNLEDIIIDDVDVFWHQTTAQVQILDLEGKVLMDSIGASDLDSTINTSDVVKAFEGKKGTWIGNVDYSSHPVIAISYPLKVEGKMIGILRFISSLKETNRIIRNIAMVLLAVGGMVILISGVVSLFLADTIVKPLKEVTDVAQKMANGQLDIRSEKKFDDEIGKLSDTLNYMAEELIKKEQLKNDFISSISHELRTPLTSIKGWAITLKGAEVNDKELLEDGLDIIEKESDRLSNMVEELLDFSRFVSGRITLEKKEIQLSNLIKQIAKQFLPRAKEKDILFNVHYKDLPIIIADENRIKQLLINLLDNAFKFTPAGGQVDLKVENKRDNILIQVIDNGCGISKEELPYIMEKFYKGKNSKSHSGLGLSICEEIVILHGGTINVESKLEKGTTISVFLPIEGRS, from the coding sequence ATGAAAGCTAGTATAAAACAAAGATTAGTAGGAAATTTTATGTTGGTTATATTGATTACCGTATTGATATTAGAAATTTTTTTAGTAAATGCTGTTAAGCAGTATTATTATAAAAGCGTTGAAGAAATACTTTCAAATCAAATAATGTTTTCCTCTGATTTTTATTCAAAATATTTTTCTACAACTAATTTGGAAGATATTATAATAGATGATGTAGATGTATTTTGGCATCAAACTACAGCTCAAGTTCAAATATTAGATTTAGAAGGGAAAGTTCTTATGGATTCCATAGGTGCATCTGATTTAGATTCTACAATAAATACTAGTGATGTAGTAAAAGCATTTGAAGGTAAAAAAGGTACTTGGATAGGCAATGTAGATTATTCATCTCATCCAGTAATAGCGATATCTTATCCTTTAAAGGTAGAAGGTAAAATGATAGGTATACTGCGATTTATATCTTCCTTAAAAGAAACAAATAGAATAATAAGAAATATTGCTATGGTATTGTTAGCGGTAGGAGGTATGGTAATATTAATATCTGGTGTAGTTAGTCTTTTTTTAGCTGATACTATAGTAAAACCGCTAAAAGAAGTAACAGATGTGGCTCAAAAGATGGCTAATGGTCAATTAGATATAAGGTCTGAGAAGAAATTTGATGATGAAATAGGAAAGCTTTCTGATACTTTAAATTATATGGCAGAGGAACTAATAAAAAAAGAACAATTGAAGAATGATTTTATATCCTCAATATCTCATGAATTAAGAACTCCTTTAACTTCTATAAAGGGTTGGGCTATTACCCTTAAAGGAGCAGAAGTGAACGACAAAGAATTACTTGAGGATGGATTAGATATAATAGAGAAAGAAAGTGATCGATTATCAAATATGGTTGAAGAATTATTGGATTTTTCTAGATTTGTATCTGGTAGAATAACTTTAGAGAAAAAAGAGATTCAGTTATCAAATCTTATAAAACAAATTGCAAAACAATTTCTCCCTAGAGCTAAAGAGAAGGATATATTATTTAATGTTCATTATAAAGATTTACCAATTATAATAGCTGATGAAAATAGAATTAAACAGTTGCTAATAAATTTATTGGATAATGCTTTTAAATTTACTCCTGCTGGTGGACAGGTAGATTTAAAAGTGGAAAATAAAAGAGATAATATATTAATTCAAGTAATAGATAATGGTTGTGGGATTTCGAAGGAGGAACTCCCATATATTATGGAAAAGTTTTATAAGGGAAAAAATAGTAAATCTCATAGTGGATTAGGTCTTTCAATATGTGAGGAAATAGTAATTCTCCATGGAGGGACTATTAATGTAGAAAGTAAATTGGAAAAAGGTACAACTATTTCAGTATTTCTTCCAATAGAAGGGAGAAGCTAA
- a CDS encoding MarR family winged helix-turn-helix transcriptional regulator codes for MELQQKSDFISYYIRKCNKIIHEKGHEIAQEYGLTYDQHHLLIYLNKLERAPTIKDISNKFNRAQNTISEKVSRLEEKGLVEKCVDTEDRRITRVCITRKGKDLVNTIKQERSNRVVYKALEKMREEDVNELLNNLSKLHDILTKEG; via the coding sequence ATGGAATTACAACAAAAATCTGATTTTATTTCTTACTATATTAGAAAATGTAATAAAATAATCCATGAAAAAGGTCATGAGATAGCTCAAGAATATGGGCTAACCTATGATCAACATCATCTATTAATTTATTTAAACAAATTAGAAAGAGCACCTACTATTAAAGATATATCTAATAAATTTAATAGAGCTCAAAATACCATATCAGAAAAAGTTTCTCGTTTAGAAGAAAAAGGATTAGTAGAAAAATGTGTTGATACAGAAGATAGAAGAATTACTCGTGTTTGTATTACTAGAAAAGGTAAGGATTTAGTTAATACAATTAAACAGGAAAGAAGTAATAGAGTAGTATATAAGGCATTGGAAAAAATGAGAGAGGAAGATGTAAATGAATTACTTAATAACTTGTCTAAATTACATGATATTTTAACAAAGGAGGGATAG
- a CDS encoding ABC transporter ATP-binding protein — protein MLKEFISYYKPHKKLFFIDMFFAFLISIFDLIFPMFSRNIVNEIIPQGRIDLLIKWTIIMMFLFILRYISEYIVSYWGHVLGVYIEHDMRKDLFSHLQTLPFSYYDNTQTGHIMSRLVNDLRDITELAHHGPEDLFISLVMFVGSFILLIRIEWKLTLIIFSFVPIMIWFAITKRKKMEESFREVRRKIADVNAQLENSISGIRVAKSFTNEDYEIEKFNKGNELFRDARKQSYKAMAEFSAGIGIMTNILNLIVISLGGYFVYRNFINLGDLIAYTLYVNLFMQPIRRLAAFMQQYQDGMTGFERFMEIMNIKSDIVDKEDAIELEDVEGHIQFKNVSFSYNDGEDKVLSNINLDIEAGKTVAIVGPSGSGKTTLCHLIPRFYDTNEGDIFIDGYNIKDIKLKSLRQNIGIVQQDVFLFTGTIRDNISYGDPTKSEEDIIEAAKKARIHDFIMSLPDGYDTYIGEKGVKLSGGQKQRISIARLFLKDPPILILDEATSALDTATEVLIQQSLEELAKGRTTLIIAHRLSTIKNADEILVLTNEGIEERGSHEELLKQNYIYAKLYRSQFKELAS, from the coding sequence ATGCTTAAGGAATTTATATCTTATTATAAGCCCCATAAAAAATTATTTTTTATTGATATGTTTTTTGCTTTTTTAATATCCATATTTGATTTAATATTTCCAATGTTTTCTAGAAATATAGTCAATGAAATAATTCCCCAGGGAAGAATAGATTTACTAATCAAATGGACTATAATTATGATGTTTTTATTTATATTAAGATATATTAGTGAGTATATAGTGTCTTATTGGGGACATGTATTAGGAGTATATATTGAACATGATATGCGAAAAGATTTGTTTTCTCATTTACAAACATTGCCCTTTAGTTATTACGATAATACTCAAACAGGGCATATAATGTCTAGATTAGTAAATGATTTAAGGGATATTACTGAGTTAGCTCATCATGGTCCAGAAGATTTGTTTATTTCATTAGTAATGTTTGTTGGTTCATTTATATTACTTATTAGAATAGAATGGAAACTTACTTTAATTATATTTTCCTTTGTACCAATTATGATATGGTTTGCTATTACAAAGAGGAAGAAGATGGAGGAATCTTTCCGTGAAGTTAGAAGGAAAATAGCTGATGTAAATGCTCAATTGGAAAATAGCATATCTGGGATTAGAGTAGCAAAATCTTTTACGAATGAGGATTATGAGATAGAAAAGTTTAACAAAGGAAATGAATTGTTTAGAGATGCAAGAAAACAGTCCTATAAAGCTATGGCAGAATTTTCTGCAGGTATAGGTATAATGACCAATATTTTAAATTTAATAGTAATAAGTTTAGGAGGATACTTTGTATATAGAAATTTTATAAATTTAGGAGATTTAATAGCTTATACATTATATGTAAATTTATTTATGCAACCAATTAGAAGATTAGCAGCTTTCATGCAACAATATCAAGATGGTATGACTGGATTTGAAAGATTTATGGAGATTATGAATATTAAGTCAGATATAGTAGATAAAGAAGATGCAATAGAATTAGAGGATGTAGAAGGACATATTCAATTTAAAAATGTTTCTTTTAGTTATAATGATGGTGAAGATAAAGTATTGTCTAATATAAATTTAGACATTGAAGCTGGTAAAACTGTAGCAATTGTAGGACCATCTGGTTCAGGAAAAACTACATTATGCCATTTAATTCCTAGATTTTATGATACAAATGAAGGAGATATATTTATAGATGGATACAATATTAAGGATATTAAACTTAAATCTCTAAGACAAAACATAGGTATAGTTCAACAGGATGTGTTTTTATTCACTGGTACTATAAGGGATAATATATCTTATGGTGATCCTACAAAATCAGAAGAGGATATAATTGAAGCTGCAAAAAAGGCTAGAATACATGATTTTATAATGAGTTTACCTGATGGGTATGACACATATATAGGAGAAAAGGGTGTTAAACTTTCTGGTGGACAAAAGCAACGTATATCTATAGCAAGATTATTCCTAAAGGATCCTCCAATATTAATATTAGATGAAGCAACTTCTGCATTAGATACTGCAACAGAAGTGTTGATACAACAATCTCTTGAGGAATTAGCAAAGGGAAGAACAACTTTGATAATAGCCCATAGATTATCAACTATAAAAAATGCAGATGAAATATTGGTATTAACCAATGAAGGTATAGAAGAAAGAGGAAGTCATGAGGAATTATTAAAACAAAATTATATATATGCAAAATTATATAGATCTCAATTTAAAGAATTAGCATCATAA
- a CDS encoding UvrD-helicase domain-containing protein, with amino-acid sequence MKNTHAQDKAIKTIDKNVSVNAGAGTGKTKVLTERYIYILENGDLEKGKEIESIVAITFTKKATQEMKERIRKEIKNRIPQNEKWNRFYRDMEKANISTIHSFCGNILRENALKLGIDPMFTVLDDDEGDQLLEEVIQDILLKGIERDEKIYNLVRLFDRDDLNWIANDIKSLYYKIRTVGYTLQEVKKMTLDTIDEFKIDKDNIYYIKETFLYLMSKSRKNSKIYKLKDDHIWIKFYEDSYTEEELIPILEYLYDNIGTNSKEKDKIDELKRAIDHALMIREIEYRWTYDALMDLIIQIDEEYTNRKDELAALDYDDLQILTLRLLEDESIKKKYQNRFKYIMIDEFQDTNELQKNIFYKLCSKDSLLDCSNLFIVGDPKQSIYGFRGADLQVFYDVMEDIEKVSNQKPITLDKNFRSFDTILDFLNSLFGKLMGDKYDALESQHRSNNDIDVEILEKKDIDVLPNVNSSQYNAYVESRLIASRIKELVKNGEFNYGDFALLFRATTIDHIYEEALREYGIPYYNVGGKGFYESQEIIDVLNGLKAISNRYDTIAYIGFLRSPMIGISDKTIYWLLRHNEKNLLDTMTKDIPYIDKEQKRKLIEANRLLNRLIAKKDLCGVESITKELVDGTYFLETLLLQKGGKQALSNIYKFLDIAREFDIKHFSSLEDFIDYIENIRHKDESQGKIQSEEANVVKIMTIHKSKGLQFPVVIIPQMARGFNYNQPSILFNKEKGIGIKHSDKSPLYDIIRNELKEKEEEENKRILYVAMTRAKEKLIIGNQGQERGFKKIIKDHLDEDKVIYIDSVDTNAKEEKAKIKLIKQEIFNRKFSGANTKVVPLLVDIPGYAYKVFNSFSVSQYLDFRYCKKLFFLKHYNRFPVETLYFTSKEEAYTGRIIDPSTRGTIVHEFCEHYRTGVKIDQLLKDIVSSYGLLYNRELEDQLMSYIKNYLKYYREDYDYVYREKDFYIKIEDTYIHGIIDRINIKNGKAEILDFKTNRVDNKEELIEYYKPQLQLYAYAFQNISNIKVNRASILLLETGELENVNINSHELIKNYEEVKNFIDFVKKNNAIKNYDKNYNCNGDCVYDVICNMD; translated from the coding sequence ATGAAAAATACTCATGCCCAAGACAAAGCTATCAAAACCATAGATAAAAATGTATCTGTAAATGCAGGAGCTGGAACAGGTAAGACTAAAGTACTTACTGAAAGATATATTTATATTTTAGAAAATGGGGATTTAGAAAAAGGTAAAGAAATAGAATCTATAGTTGCTATAACTTTTACTAAAAAAGCTACTCAAGAGATGAAAGAAAGAATTCGTAAGGAGATAAAAAATAGGATTCCTCAGAATGAAAAATGGAATAGATTTTATAGAGATATGGAAAAGGCTAATATATCCACTATCCATAGTTTTTGTGGGAATATACTCAGGGAGAATGCACTAAAATTAGGAATAGATCCTATGTTTACGGTTTTAGATGATGACGAAGGAGATCAATTATTAGAAGAAGTTATACAGGATATATTATTAAAGGGAATTGAAAGAGATGAAAAAATATATAATTTAGTTAGGTTGTTTGACAGAGATGATTTAAATTGGATAGCAAATGATATAAAAAGCCTGTATTATAAAATACGTACTGTTGGATATACATTACAAGAGGTAAAAAAGATGACCCTTGATACTATAGATGAGTTTAAGATAGACAAAGATAACATCTATTATATTAAGGAAACATTCTTGTATTTGATGAGTAAATCAAGGAAGAATTCTAAGATATATAAGCTTAAAGATGACCATATATGGATTAAATTTTACGAAGATTCATATACAGAAGAAGAACTTATCCCCATTTTAGAGTATTTGTATGATAATATTGGAACTAATTCTAAGGAAAAAGATAAAATAGATGAGTTAAAGAGAGCAATAGATCATGCTCTTATGATTAGGGAAATAGAATATAGATGGACTTATGATGCTTTGATGGACTTGATAATACAAATAGATGAAGAATATACCAATAGAAAAGATGAACTTGCTGCATTAGATTATGATGATTTACAGATTTTAACTTTAAGATTATTAGAAGATGAATCTATAAAGAAAAAATATCAAAATAGATTTAAATACATAATGATAGATGAATTTCAAGATACCAATGAGTTACAAAAAAATATATTTTATAAGTTGTGTTCTAAAGACAGTTTATTAGATTGTTCTAATTTATTCATAGTAGGAGATCCTAAACAGTCCATATATGGATTTAGAGGAGCAGATTTGCAGGTGTTTTATGATGTAATGGAAGATATAGAAAAGGTATCCAATCAAAAACCAATTACATTAGATAAAAATTTTAGATCATTTGATACTATATTGGACTTTTTAAATTCTCTATTTGGAAAACTTATGGGGGACAAATATGATGCATTAGAGTCACAACATAGATCAAATAATGATATTGATGTGGAAATATTAGAAAAAAAAGATATAGATGTTCTTCCCAATGTAAATTCCAGTCAATATAATGCCTATGTGGAGAGCAGGTTAATAGCTAGTAGAATTAAGGAACTGGTAAAAAACGGAGAATTTAATTACGGTGATTTTGCTTTATTGTTTAGAGCTACAACCATAGATCATATATATGAAGAAGCATTAAGGGAATATGGAATACCTTATTATAATGTTGGAGGCAAGGGTTTTTATGAAAGTCAAGAAATAATAGATGTGTTAAATGGACTAAAAGCTATATCCAATCGCTATGATACAATAGCTTATATAGGTTTTTTAAGAAGTCCTATGATAGGTATTTCTGATAAGACTATATATTGGTTGTTAAGACATAATGAAAAAAACTTACTAGATACCATGACTAAAGATATTCCTTATATAGATAAAGAACAAAAAAGAAAACTAATAGAAGCTAATAGACTGTTAAATAGATTGATTGCAAAAAAAGATTTATGTGGAGTTGAATCTATAACAAAGGAGTTAGTGGATGGTACTTATTTTTTAGAAACTCTTTTACTACAAAAAGGGGGAAAACAAGCTTTATCAAATATTTATAAATTTTTAGATATAGCTAGAGAATTTGATATAAAACATTTCAGCTCTTTAGAGGATTTTATAGACTATATTGAGAATATAAGACATAAAGATGAATCTCAAGGAAAAATTCAATCTGAGGAAGCTAATGTAGTCAAGATTATGACTATACATAAATCTAAAGGGTTACAGTTTCCTGTAGTAATAATACCTCAAATGGCTAGGGGATTTAATTATAATCAACCATCTATTTTATTCAATAAGGAAAAAGGTATTGGAATAAAGCATAGTGATAAATCTCCTCTGTATGATATTATAAGAAATGAGCTAAAAGAAAAAGAAGAGGAAGAAAACAAACGAATTCTATATGTAGCTATGACTAGAGCTAAAGAAAAACTAATAATAGGAAATCAAGGACAAGAAAGAGGATTTAAAAAGATTATAAAGGATCATTTAGATGAGGATAAAGTAATTTATATAGATAGTGTGGATACTAATGCTAAAGAAGAAAAAGCAAAGATAAAACTAATAAAACAAGAAATATTTAATCGAAAATTTTCTGGTGCTAATACTAAAGTTGTACCTTTGTTGGTAGATATACCTGGGTATGCCTATAAAGTTTTTAACAGTTTTAGTGTATCTCAGTATTTAGATTTTAGATACTGTAAGAAATTATTTTTTCTAAAACATTATAATAGATTTCCTGTAGAAACCCTATATTTCACATCGAAAGAAGAAGCTTATACAGGAAGAATTATTGATCCTTCTACTAGAGGTACAATAGTTCACGAATTTTGTGAACATTATAGGACTGGTGTGAAAATTGATCAACTTTTAAAAGATATAGTAAGTTCTTATGGATTACTATATAATAGAGAATTGGAAGACCAACTTATGTCTTATATAAAAAATTATCTAAAATATTATAGAGAAGATTACGACTATGTGTATAGAGAAAAGGATTTTTATATAAAAATTGAGGATACTTATATTCATGGTATAATAGACAGGATAAATATAAAAAATGGAAAAGCAGAAATACTTGATTTTAAAACTAATAGGGTTGATAATAAGGAAGAGCTAATTGAATATTATAAACCTCAATTACAACTTTATGCTTATGCTTTTCAAAACATAAGTAATATAAAAGTAAACAGAGCAAGTATACTGTTATTGGAAACAGGAGAACTAGAGAATGTAAATATTAATTCTCATGAATTGATTAAAAATTATGAGGAAGTGAAAAATTTCATAGATTTTGTTAAAAAGAATAATGCTATAAAAAATTATGATAAAAATTACAATTGTAATGGAGACTGTGTATATGATGTAATATGTAATATGGATTAG